A window of the Equus przewalskii isolate Varuska chromosome 10, EquPr2, whole genome shotgun sequence genome harbors these coding sequences:
- the TLCD3A gene encoding TLC domain-containing protein 3A isoform X2, translating to MLLTLTWGALFFPGLFALCTWGLRRARPEWTDTDCVMISTRLVSSVQAVLATGSGIIIIRSCSDVITDRSSGETLGTSLLAASSQQN from the exons ATGCTGCTGACGCTGACCTGGGGCGCACTCTTCTTCCCCGGGCTCTTCGCGCTCTGCACCTGGGGGCTGCGCCGCGCGCGGCCCGAATGGACCGACACCGACTGCGTGATGATCAGCACCAG GCTGGTTTCTTCAGTCCAGGCTGTGTTGGCCACCGGGTCAGGGATCATCATCATCCGCTCCTGTAGCGACGTGATCACCGACAG AAGCTCAGGGGAGACCTTGGGGACTTCTTTGTTGGCTGCATCTTCACAGCAGAACTGA
- the TLCD3A gene encoding TLC domain-containing protein 3A isoform X3 — MLLTLTWGALFFPGLFALCTWGLRRARPEWTDTDCVMISTRLVSSVQAVLATGSGIIIIRSCSDVITDS, encoded by the exons ATGCTGCTGACGCTGACCTGGGGCGCACTCTTCTTCCCCGGGCTCTTCGCGCTCTGCACCTGGGGGCTGCGCCGCGCGCGGCCCGAATGGACCGACACCGACTGCGTGATGATCAGCACCAG GCTGGTTTCTTCAGTCCAGGCTGTGTTGGCCACCGGGTCAGGGATCATCATCATCCGCTCCTGTAGCGACGTGATCACCGACAG CTAA
- the GEMIN4 gene encoding gem-associated protein 4 produces the protein MDLGPLNICEEMTILHGGFLLAEQLFRPKALAELTKSDWEHVGRPIVEALREISSTACSQPFAWKKKALIIIWAKVLQPYPVTPSDTETRWQEDVFFSVGNMIPTINHTVLFELLKSLEASGLFIQLLMALPTTICRAELEHFLEHMMIDTSSKDVAFFLDVWWEMMKHKGNQQDPLLSQFRTMAHKYLSSTDEFSHPPKRFKSDPDVCPTMPLLAMLLTGLKQIQNRILCPGMKCCALANLADMLTVFALMEDDPQEVSATVYLDKLATVISVWNSDTQNPYHQQALAEKVKEAERDVSLSSLAKLPSETIFVGFEFLRSLLREWGEELQTMLNSSQGTNYDSYRLCDSLTSFSQNLKLYLNTTGLSKEERQVVSELAECVEDFLRKTNRVLKNKGFEQDITASIAMAIIEQKMDRHMEMCYIFASEKKWAFSDEWLACLVNNQALFREPDLVLKLLETVIEVSTTDRAIPEPQLKQVINLILECYADLSLPDKNKVLSGVLLSWGRKGLSEKLLAYLEGFQEDLNTTFNQLAQSASEQGLAKAVASVARLVILHPEMTVKKMCSMAVVNLGTHKFLAQILTAFPALRFTEEQGPDPSITFMVSCLKETVWTKFSTPKEEKQFLELLGYLVRPVKPQGIPVAALLEPDEVLKEFVLPFLMLDVEEVDLSLKIFIQTLEANACLEEYWLQTCSPFPLIFSLCQLLDCFSKYWQLPKEKRCLSLDGKDLVIHILELLCETVLANAKTFSPDTWIKSLSWLHRKLEQLDWTVGLRLKNFFEGHFKCEVPATLFEICKLSEDEWTSQAHPGYGPGTGLLAWMECCYISSSISERMLSLLVVDVGNPEEVRLFSKGFLVALVQVMPWCSPQEWQYLYQLTRRLLEKQLLHVPYSLEYIQFVPLLNLKPFAQELQLSVLFLRAFQFLCSQSCRNWLPMEGWSHVVKLLCGSLTNLLESVRLIQSVGPWAQGQEQDLTQETLFFYTQVFCHVLHIMAMLHQEVCEPLYVLALEILTCYETLSKTNPSVSSLLQKVNEQRFLKSIAENISPEERRQTLLQKISNF, from the exons ATGGACCTAG GACCCTTGAATATCTGTGAAGAAATGACTATTCTGCATGGGGGCTTCTTGCTGGCTGAGCAGCTGTTCCGCCCCAAAGCATTGGCAGAATTGACAAAGTCTGACTGGGAGCATGTTGGGCGGCCCATTGTGGAGGCCTTGAGGGAGATCTCCTCCACAGCATGCTCCCAACCCTTCGCCTGGAAGAAGAAAGCTCTGATCATCATCTGGGCAAAAGTTCTTCAGCCTTACCCTGTCACCCCTTCTGACACTGAAACTCGGTGGCAGGAAGATGTGTTCTTCTCCGTAGGCAACATGATCCCTACCATCAATCACACGGTCCTTTTTGAGCTGCTCAAGTCCCTGGAAGCTTCTGGACTCTTTATCCAGCTCCTAATGGCCCTGCCCACCACCATCTGCCGTGCAGAACTAGAGCACTTTTTGGAGCACATGATGATTGACACTTCGTCAAAGGATGTGGCCTTTTTCCTTGATGTCTGGTGGGAAATGATGAAGCACAAGGGCAATCAGCAGGACCCCCTGCTCTCTCAGTTTAGGACAATGGCCCATAAGTACTTGTCCTCTACAGATGAGTTCTCCCATCCTCCAAAGAGGTTTAAGTCAGACCCAGATGTGTGTCCTACCATGCCACTGTTGGCCATGCTGCTTACGGGGCTGAAGCAAATTCAAAATAGAATCCTGTGCCCTGGGATGAAGTGCTGTGCATTAGCCAACTTGGCTGACATGCTCACTGTGTTTGCACTGATGGAGGACGACCCCCAGGAAGTGTCTGCAACTGTATATCTAGACAAACTGGCCACAGTGATCTCCGTGTGGAATTCAGACACCCAGAACCCATATCACCAACAGGCACTGGCAGAGAAGGTAAAGGAGGCAGAACGGGACGTCAGCCTGAGCTCACTGGCCAAACTCCCGAGCGAGACGATTTTCGTGGGGTTTGAGTTCCTGCGCAGCCTGCTGCGGGAGTGGGGGGAAGAGCTGCAGACCATGCTCAATAGCAGCCAAGGGACCAATTATGACAGCTATCGGCTGTGTGACAGTCTGACTTCCTTCAGCCAGAACCTGAAGCTGTACCTGAATACCACGGGCTTGTCCAAGGAGGAGAGGCAGGTAGTCTCCGAGCTGGCAGAGTGTGTCGAGGACTTCCTGAGGAAAACAAACAGGGTACTGAAGAACAAGGGCTTCGAGCAGGACATCACCGCCTCGATCGCCATGGCCATTATTGAGCAGAAGATGGACCGGCATATGGAAATGTGCTACATTTTTGCTTCTGAGAAGAAGTGGGCCTTCTCAGACGAGTGGCTAGCATGCCTGGTTAATAACCAGGCTCTCTTCCGAGAGCCAGACTTGGTGTTAAAGCTGCTGGAAACAGTGATAGAAGTCAGCACGACAGACAGAGCCATCCCCGAACCTCAGCTCAAACAAGTGATCAACTTGATCCTGGAATGTTATGCAGACCTGTCACTTCCAGATAAAAATAAAGTCCTCTCAGGTGTCCTGCTTTCCTGGGGGCGAAAGGGCCTCTCTGAGAAGTTGCTAGCTTACTTGGAGGGGTTTCAGGAAGACCTCAATACGACTTTCAACCAGCTTGCTCAGAGTGCCTCTGAACAGGGCTTGGCTAAAGCTGTAGCTTCTGTGGCCCGCCTGGTAATACTGCACCCGGAGATGACAGTGAAGAAAATGTGCAGCATGGCTGTGGTCAATCTCGGCACCCATAAGTTCCTGGCTCAGATTCTCACTGCCTTCCCGGCCCTTAGGTTCACAGAAGAGCAGGGTCCAGATCCATCCATCACTTTCATGGTGTCATGCCTCAAAGAAACTGTGTGGACAAAGTTCTCTACACCCAAGGAAGAAAAGCAGTTCTTGGAGCTCCTGGGCTACCTGGTGAGGCCTGTGAAGCCCCAGGGGATTCCAGTTGCTGCTCTTCTTGAGCCAGATGAGGTGCTAAAGGAGTTTGTCCTGCCTTTCTTGATGCTAGATGTTGAAGAGGTGGACCTCAGTCTGAAGATCTTCATCCAGACTCTTGAAGCCAATGCGTGCCTGGAGGAATACTGGCTCCAGACGTGTTCTCCATTCCCCCTCATCTTCAGCTTGTGCCAGCTCCTGGATTGCTTTAGCAAGTACTGGCAGCTCCCCAAGGAGAAGCGCTGCCTCTCCTTGGATGGCAAGGATCTGGTGATCCATATTCTGGAGCTCCTCTGTGAGACTGTATTAGCTAATGCCAAGACCTTCTCCCCAGACACCTGGATCAAGTCCTTGTCCTGGCTCCACCGGAAGTTGGAGCAACTAGACTGGACTGTGGGCCTGAGACTGAAAAACTTCTTTGAGGGCCACTTCAAGTGTGAGGTGCCAGCCACACTTTTTGAGATCTGTAAGCTCTCTGAGGATGAGTGGACCTCCCAGGCCCACCCTGGCTATGGGCCAGGCACAGGGCTTCTTGCCTGGATGGAGTGCTGCTACATCTCCAGCAGCATCTCTGAACGGATGCTCTCCCTCCTGGTGGTAGATGTGGGTAACCCTGAGGAGGTCAGATTGTTCAGCAAGGGCTTTCTGGTGGCCCTGGTGCAAGTCATGCCTTGGTGCAGCCCCCAAGAGTGGCAGTACCTTTACCAGTTGACCAGGAGACTGTTGGAGAAACAGCTCCTGCATGTCCCTTATAGCCTGGAATATATTCAGTTTGTTCCTCTGCTCAACCTGAAGCCCTTTGCGCAGGAGCTCCAACTCTCCGTACTCTTCCTGAGAgctttccagtttctctgcagcCAGAGTTGTCGTAATTGGCTTCCTATGGAAGGCTGGAGCCATGTAGTCAAACTCCTCTGTGGCAGTCTGACCAACCTCCTGGAATCAGTGAGGTTAATACAGTCAGTTGGCCCATGGGCCCAAGGACAAGAACAGGACCTGACTCAGGAGACCCTGTTTTTTTACACTCAGGTATTCTGTCATGTTCTGCACATCATGGCCATGCTCCACCAAGAGGTGTGTGAACCACTCTACGTTTTGGCCTTGGAAATCCTCACCTGCTACGAAACGCTGAGCAAGACCAACCCTTCTGTTAGCTCCTTGCTCCAGAAGGTAAATGAGCAGCGCTTCTTAAAGTCCATTGCCGAGAACATCAGCCCTGAGGAGCGGCGCCAAACCTTGCTGCAGAAGATCAGCAACTTCTGA
- the TLCD3A gene encoding TLC domain-containing protein 3A isoform X1, translated as MLLTLTWGALFFPGLFALCTWGLRRARPEWTDTDCVMISTRLVSSVQAVLATGSGIIIIRSCSDVITDRHWLAREYIWFLVPYMIYDTYAMYLCEWYRTRDQNHRHSLTTFQNFLSKNRLMITHHAVILFVLVPVAQKLRGDLGDFFVGCIFTAELSTPFVSLGRVLIQLKQQHSLLYKVNGILTLTTFLSCRILLFPFMYWSYGRQQGLSLLRVPFSIPFYCNVANAFLIAPQIYWFSLLCKKAARLFDTPPAKKDG; from the exons ATGCTGCTGACGCTGACCTGGGGCGCACTCTTCTTCCCCGGGCTCTTCGCGCTCTGCACCTGGGGGCTGCGCCGCGCGCGGCCCGAATGGACCGACACCGACTGCGTGATGATCAGCACCAG GCTGGTTTCTTCAGTCCAGGCTGTGTTGGCCACCGGGTCAGGGATCATCATCATCCGCTCCTGTAGCGACGTGATCACCGACAG GCACTGGCTTGCCCGAGAATATATCTGGTTTTTGGTTCCATACATGATCTATGACACCTACGCCATGTACCTCTGTGAATGGTACCGAACCAGAGACCAGAACCACAGACATTCCCTCACAACTTTTCAGAACTTCCTAAGTAAAAACCGCCTCATGATCACGCACCATGCAGTCATTCTGTTTGTCCTTGTCCCCGTTGCACAG AAGCTCAGGGGAGACCTTGGGGACTTCTTTGTTGGCTGCATCTTCACAGCAGAACTGAGCACTCCATTTGTGTCGCTGGGCAGAGTTCTGATTCAG CTAAAGCAGCAGCACAGCCTTCTGTACAAGGTGAACGGGATTCTCACGCTGACCACCTTCCTCTCCTGTCGGATCCTTCTGTTCCCCTTCATGTACTGGTCCTACGGCCGACAGCAGGGACTCAGCCTGCTCCGAGTGCCATTCAGTATCCCCTTCTACTGCAACGTGGCCAACGCCTTCCTCATTGCTCCTCAGATCTACTGGTTCTCTCTGCTGTGCAAGAAGGCAGCCCGGCTCTTTGACACTCCCCCAGCCAAAAAAGATGGTTAA